GCGCGCCCTCGAGCCCCGCGAACGTCGCGAGCAGCCGATCGGTCAGGCCCGCGGAATCGGTCGCTCGCGTCTCGAAGGCGTACTTGCGGTCGATCGCGACGAATCGGAGGTCGATTCGATCCGTGAACTCCGGCGCGTACGCGAGTCCGTCGCCGGGCGTCATCCCGCGCCGGATCTTGCCGCCGGGATGGAACGGGTGACCGTCGGTGACGATCCGCTCGAACGATGTAGCGGCGTTGGCGGCGGAAATTCTGGTAGCGACGGCCTCGAGCGGTGACTCCGATTCGGGGTCCGGTTCCGTCCGAGCGTGAACGGCCGCCGCGAGCCGTGCGAGCGCGAGATTGGCGACGCTCTCAGCCACCTCCGCTCGGATCCGCTCAGCCTGCTCGGCGTCACTGAACGCACCCTCACACTCGAGTAACGGGACGAGATCCACCGGATGCGAGACGGGATCGATAGCAGCCGAGACCGAGTCTGTCGTCTCGGCTGTCGACCACCGCTGGATCGCGCCGACCAGCCGGAATCGGTCGTAGCCATGTCTCGCGGCGATCCCGGCGATCAGGACGGAGCCGGATGCGGGCAGTGGAACGAGTGCGAGTTGCCGGCACTCGTCGGGGAACGATTCGAGAATCAACTGGAGGTGGTCTCCCTCGAGCGTCGAGAGCGGTTCGGGCTCGTCCGGGACCGTTGGAGCCGTCGACGATCCGAGGGCCACGAACCGGGTGTCGGGCAGTTCGGCTGGGTCGCCACGCACCACACCGTGGATGAATCGATGCAGGATGTCGCGGCGAGCCCTCTCGAGGGCCTCGAAATAGGCCGTCTCGGCCGGCGTCGCGAGATCGTGCGCTCGAGCGTATTGCGTCGCGACACCGAACGCGGCCCGTTCCGCGGCCGTAGCGAGTGATCCGCGACTCTCGTTCCGTCGATTCGTCCCGTTCATGGGTCAAAACAGCCAGTACGGGCTTCGGTACGCGCTGTGTTAACTCACGGGGGATGTGGGGGTGTGGGAGGGAGAGTACGACTGATGCGGATTCGAACGCCGTGAAAACGCCGGTGTCCCGGTCAGTCCCGGTCGACACTCGGATGCATCGTTGGCTCCTCGTCGAGTGGTTCGGCGAACGCCTCCCGGATCGTCTCCCGTGCCTGCTCGTCACGCTCCCGTCGTTCTTCGTTATCGATCTCCTCACAGCCCGGCGGCACGTCGCGATCGCGGCCGGTAAAGTAGCCCTCGGGGACAACCCAGTCCTGATAGAAGGGAACGTCGGCATCGTAGAGGACCGCGAGGGCAACTTTCGCACCGTGGCCGGCCGCAACGATCGCCTGATGCGGTTCGTCCGCGATCCGGCCCGCGGCGTAGACGCCGTCGACCGCCGTCCGCCCGCCCTCGTCGACGCTCACGAAGTGTTTGCTGCCCCGCTGCATCCGGCCGACGTCCAGCGGCTCGAGGTAGTCGCTGTTCGGCCACGAGGCGGCGATGACGCGACGCGCCTCGAGGGGCTCGCCGCCCTCGGTTTCGAGGACGAACCCCTCCTCGAGTGCTCCCTCAGTGACCGGTTCGGCGTGAGTCACGCGCCCGAGTTCGAACTCGGCACCCGCCGTTCGAGCCTGCTCGCGGGTCAACTGGAGGTGCCGGCGGGCGTCGACCCCGTCCGGGAACCCGGGGAAGTTCTCGAGGCTGGCGTTGCGCGCGAGGATGGACTCCCCGCCGTCGACGACGAGGGTATCCAGTCCTGCGCGAGCGGTAAAGATCGAGGCGGTGAGGCCGGCGACGCCCCCGCCGACGATGCAAACATCTCGCATGGCCCCCGGTTGACCGCCTCGAGTATAGAAGGTTGCCGTTCACCGCGTTCGCTCGAGGGGATACAGTCTCAGTTCGAAACCGTCAGCATCGAAGCAGTCCATGTCGTTCCGTGCAGCGGTGAATGGGACAGTGGGTTCTGAGTGGGATCAGTGAAAAAGTGTCCTGCTAGCGCGGCAACAGGGAATCGCCACGCCCTCCCCAGCCGATTTCTGCTCGCGGGCCGACGGCCCGCTCGCATGGTTCGCGGAACCTCCGGTTCCGGGCTAACGCTCAGTCACTTCGTTCCTTCGCTCATTCACAGGAAGACGCTTCGCGTCTTCCACGCCTGTGTTCACGAAGACCTCGCGCAGTGTTGTCGGCCGCTCTCACTCTCGTTCGGCCGGCCCGCTCACGGCTCGCTTCGCTCTCCGTTTGCTTCCGAGGCGCTCTCCGGTCGCGCCTCGCGGACAGCGCGCACTACCGCATACCGGTTGCACAATCCGAAGTGATACCGTGATCTCCTGAAAATCCCGTCGAGACGTGAGGCGACCGCCGTGTAGAACGGCTACTACGAGCTGTGACTTCTATCGGCTACTCGAGCCGAGCGACGACAGTCGAGACAATCACTCAGCTGGCGACTGCTTCGCTCGTGTCCGACGCCACTGCGTCGTCTCTGATCCAGAGATCGCCGAACAGTTCGTCCTGCTCGAGGGTCACTCGGCCTCGATGGGCCAGGAAGAGGAGGGCGAGATAGGTCATCACACGAGAGCCACCGACGTCGTCGATCTCGGCGTACAGCACCTCGTCGCGCCCGTTCTCGTAGTGGACCTCGAGTTCGGTTTCGACGTCGTCGATAACCGCCTCGATGTCCACCTCGTGAGTCGTGTGCGTGACGTCGTCGCTTGTCGGCTCGTCGTCAACCCGGAAGTCGTCGCCGGAGTGGTAGTTCAGCTCCTGAACGCCGCGGTCGTACCCCTTTGGCGAGTCGCTTGTGTCGTAACTTCGGGACTCCTTCCACCATGTGCCCCGTTCGGCGGACCGGAGCTCTCGAACGAGCTCGTCCAGCGTCTCCGGTTTCCCGCGGGCGTGCTTGCGCTCGAGGCGGCGCTCCATCTCTTCCTCGAGGTTCTCGACGGGATCGAACCCGGGCGGATACTCCCGCTCATCGTCGCCCGCCGCGTCCATCGCCCCGTCTTCGGCGAAGGGCGCTTCCCAAGGCGGGAGTTCCTCTTCGTCCGGCTCGTCGGTCGCGAACAACTCGTCGCTTTTCATCCGTAAGAGGACGCTCGCGTAGAACAGCGCCCGTCCGGACGTCCGCAGATCCACGTCCTCGATCGCCTCGAGAAACGTGTCCGTAACGTCGACGATGTCGATGTCCCACGGGTCGATATCGCCGTCCTTCGCGAGTTGCACGAGCAGTTCGACGGGTTCGACTTCGTCCTCGTCTTCCGCACCGTCGGCCGTCTCGATGTCCGTGAACTCGAGGATAGACTCACCGGACTCGTCCTCGCGGCCCTTGTCGCTCCCTGCGCTCGCGCCCGACTTCGGCTCGAGAACGGAGCCCGGCGATGACTCGCTCGGACGCTCCCGCTCGTCATGGCCGGTGATATCGAGGGGAATGTCGTCGCCGCCGTCGGTTCGTAGGTCGCTGTCGACGGCTCGCGGCTCACTCCTATCGCCGCTCGCTTTGTTCGAGGGCTCCTGCGTCGCCTCTGGTTCTTCGGAGCCCTCGCTGTCTCGCGGGTCGCTTCGCTCCCCGCTCGACATATCGGAGCCGCGTAGCGGCTCCCTAGTCATCAGCAGGAACCTCCCCACTACTCAGATCGATCCCGGTCACCGCGCTCACGTTGTCCTGTTGCATCGTCACGCCGATCGCCCGCTCGGAGCGGTCGAGCATGGCCGAGCGGTGGGAGACGACGACGAACTGGGCGTCGCCGGCGAGTTCCTCGACCATCTCGCCGACCCGTTCGGCGTTGACCGCGTCGAGGAAGGCATCAATCTCGTCGAGTGCGTAGAACGGGGCCGGGTTGTGCCGCTGGATCGCGAAGATGAAGGCCAGCGCAGTCAGCGACTTCTCGCCGCCGGACATGGCGTCTAAGCGCTGGATCGGCTTGTCGCCCGGCTGTGCCTTCATCGTCAGCCCGCCGTCGAACGGGTCCTCCTCGTTCTCGAGGTGCAGCGACCCGGTCCCCTCCGAGAGCTTCTCGAAGATTTCGGTGAAGTGGGAAGCGATTGCATCGTAGGCGTCCATGAACGTTTGCTTCTTCTGGGACTCGTACTGCTCGATTCGGTCGCGGATGCCGTCGGCCTCCTCGACTAACGTTTCCTTCCCCTCCTCAAGGTCGTCGAGATCGCTGCGGACCTCGTCGTACTCGTCGATTGCGAGCATGTTCACGGGCTCCATCGCTTCCATGTCCGACTGCAGGTACTCGATCATCTCGAGGACGGTCTCGTGGTCGGGCACGTCCTCCGGATCGTAGTCGCCGACCTCGGACTCCAGCGATTCGATCTCCCACTCGAGGCTGTTCGCACGTTCGCGTGCGTCCTCGAGTTTGCTTTCGACGGCGTTGACTCGGTCTTGCTGCTGGTCGCGGTTCGTCCGGGCCTCGGAGAGCTCCTCCTTGAGGTCACTGCGTTCGGCTTTCAGCTCCGTGAGTTCTTCTTCGAGTTCCGCAACGGCCTCACGTTTCTCCTCGAGCCCCTCGCGTTTCGTCTCGATATCCGCCTCGTACTCCTCGATCCGGTCTTCATGCTCGGCCGTGCGGTTCTGGGCGGCCTCAATATCGTCGTGGAGGTCCTCGATGGCGTCCTCGGCGTACTCCTTCTCGAGGCTCAACTCGTTGAGTTCGGTGTCGAGTTCCTGAACCCGGTCTTCGCGTTCGTCGATCTCCGCCTCGAGTTCCTCGATCTGGTCGGTCAACTCAGGGATTTTCGAGTCCGCGAGTTCGGTTTCGAGCTCGTCGATCTCGCCCTCGAGTTCCTCGACCGTCGCCGTCTTCGCCTCGATCGCCGCGGAAATCTCGTTCATCCGCTCGTCGACGGATTCCCGCTCCTCGCGGAGTTCCTCCAAGCCCTCTTGCAAGTCCTCAATCTCTGCCTCGATGGCCTCGCGCTCGTCGTCGAGCCCCTCGAGCTCGGACTCGATCGAGCGGACTTCGTCGGCCGCGTCGCTCTTGCGATCGCGAGCGTCGTCGAGGCGCTCCTCGACGCCGCGGAGTTCCTCGCGGAGGGATTCCCGCTCCTCTTGCAGTTCCGTGATCTGTTTGGCGACGCGCTCGAGTTGGCCCTCGCCGCCGCCGGTAAAGGAGTACCGCGAGCCGCCGCCGGAGCCGCCGGTCATCGCACCGCTCTTCTCCACGAGGTCGCCATCGACGGTGACCATCCGGTAGTCGCCCATGTACGAACGGGCGGTCTCGATGTCCTCGACGACCAGCGTATCGCCGAGGACGTAGGAGAAGACGCCAGCGTACTCATCGTCGAAGTCAACAAGGTTGTACGCGAAGCCGACGACGCCCGGATCGCTTGGAGCCGATGACAGCCGGCGCTGGCTCATGTCCGTCAGCGGCAGGAAGGTCGCTCGGCCCGCGTTGCGCGACTTGAGGTGCTCAATACACTGCTGGCCGATAACGTCGTCGTCGACAACCACGTTGGCCAGCCGGCCGCCCGCGGCGGTCTCGCAGGCGGTCGCGTACTCGCCGGGGACGGTCCCCAGTTGTGCGACCGCGCCGTGAACGCCGTTGATTCCCGAATTGAGGATCGTCGTCACCGCACGACCGAACGAGGAGTCGCCGCTCTCGCCGGCGTTGGCCTCGAGTTCGGCGTACTCCTGTTGTTTCGCCTGGATTTCGTCGTCGAGATCGTCGACATCGGACTGGAGCCGGCGCTTCTCGCCTTTCAGGTCGTCGACAACCTCCGCGATGTTCGCGCGGTTCCGCTCGGCCTTCTCCAGTTCTCGCTCTAAGTCGCTTCGCTGGCTCTCGAGTTCGGGGATCGATTCGCGTTTCTCCTCGATGGTCCCCTCTTTCTCCTCGATGGCGTTCGAGCGCCGTCGAGCCTCGTCGAGCAGGCGGTCTTGCTCGCGCTGGAGGTCGTTCTTCTCGGTCTTCGCTTCCTCGAGTTCGTCTTTGTGCTCCGCGAGGTCGGCCTTGAGCTCGTCGAACTCGGTGTCAACAGCCTCGATCTCGGCCTCGAGTTCGTCGCGCTCTCGCTCGCGTTCCTGAATCTCGCTCGTGATCGAGGCCTTCTCGAGTTTGTGCTCGCGCATTTCGTCCGCGAGGTCGTCAATCGTCTCCTGCTTGCGGTCGATCTGGACGAAGGCTTCGCGGCGCTCGGACTCGGCGTCCTCGATCGCCTCCTCGCTGGCCTCGATCTTGTCCTCGAACCGCGAGATCTCTCCTTTGATCTCCTCGATTTCGCTTTTGATCCGGAGCTGTTCATCCTCGCCCTTGCGCTCGATCTCGGCGTTTAAATCCTCGAGATCCTCCTGTAAGCGCACGACTTTGCCTTCGCGCTCGTCGAGTTCGCGCTGGAGCTCCCGAAGTTCGTCTTCGAGGTCATCGACCTCGTCTTGGACGGCGTCGAGTTCGGCGCGTTTCTCCTCGAGTTCGCTGGCTTTCTTGTACCCCTCGTACTCCTCTTTCTCGCGGCGGAGCCGCCGGTACCGCATGGCTTCCCGGCGTTCGTCCGCGAGCTGGTTGAGCCGATCGCGTTTCTCCTCGATGCGGAGTTCGGCCTCGTCGATCCGTTCTTGAACCGTCTCGAGTTCCTCGAAGGCGTCTTCTTTCTTGGCGTCGAACTCCGCGACGCCCGCGATTTCGTCGATGATCTCCCGGCGGGCGTAGGGCGTCATATTGATGATCTCGGTGACGTCGCCCTGCATGACGACGTTGTACCCCTCCGGCGTGATGCCCGCCTGTGCGAGCAGGTCCTGAATGTCCGAGAGGTTGACCGAGCGGTCGTTCAGGTAGTAGTAGGAATAGTAATTGTCCTCGGTCTCTTTGACCCGGCGACGGATACGAATCTCGTCGATATCGCCGATGTCCTCACTCCCCGCGGCGTTGACGACCTGCGAGCGCTCGAGGGTGCCCTCGGAGTTGTCGAGGATGACCTCGACGGTCGCCTCGCGGGGGCCACTCGAGGTGTCCGCATCCTCGTCACCGGGGTTGTAGATAAGGTCGGTCAGCTTCTCGGCGCGGATCCCGCGGGTCCGGGCCAGCCCGAGCGCGAAGAGGACGGCGTCGATGATGTTCGACTTGCCGGAACCGTTCGGGCCCGTTACGACCGTGAAATCCTCGTAAAACGGGATCTTCGTCTTTCGGCCGAAGCTCTTGAAATCGTCGAGGACGATCGCCTTGATATACATCTTGTTGCGAGACCTCCGTATAGCCAGCAGCCGTCAATCGGGGTGAAGTTACCATCCGCGTTTCCCCGCTCACGGCGTCATCCGCAGTTATGCAACAATGATGTCGTCGCTACCTGAGTCTTCCGCTTCGTCGCCAGCAGTCTCCTCTTCGCTCTCGGCGTTGGCCGCTGCCTCGGCAACTTCATTGGGTTCGGCTTCGGGTGTTTCGTTCTCGTTGACCGTCGTCGTTCCCGTCTCTTCGCCGCGGCGTTCGGGAACGCGCGTCGGCGTGTCGGCATCGAGCTCCGCCTCAAGCACGCGGATCCGCTCTTTTGCCTCGATGAGTTCGTCCGTCAGGCCTTCTACCGTCGACTCGAGTTCCGCAACCGTTGATTCGAGCTGCTCGACGCGATTGTTCGACATATCCGCTAGGGGTCCGTCTGGCCACATAAACGTACGTCAGACTAGCATAGGTTATTTATATTTAGTACGTTACCGGCAGTGACCGACTCACTCGAGACGGGCGGCAGTTTCAGTGTCCGTCAGGCGGGTCCGCGTAGCTAGAAGCCTGTCGTGGTCGTGTCACTGCGCGGTGTTCTCCGCTACGGGCAGCGTGAACGAGAACGTCGCCCCTTCACCCGGTTCGGAGTCGACCCATATTTCTCCGCCGTGGCGTTCGATGATCCGCTGGCAGAGGGCAAGGCCGATCCCGGTACCCGAATAGTTCTCCCGACTGTGGAGACGCTGAAAGACTTCGAACACGCGGTCCTGATCCGCGGGATCGATCCCGATGCCCTCGTCGTGGACCGAAATCGTCCACTGTTGTCCGTGGCGCTCGGCGTCGACGGAAATCCGCGGTGGCTCGTCGCCGTTGTACTCAATCGCGTTACTCAGGAGGTTCTGGAACACCTGCCGCAACTGGCTGGCGTCACCATCGACGCGGGGCAGGCTCTCGGTCTCGATGTCTGCGTTCGTCTCCTCGATCTGGAGCCGTAAGTCCGCCAACACGCTCTCGAGGACCGAATCGAGGTCGATGGGTTCGAGCGGGTCTCCTTGCGTCTCGACTCGAGAGTACGCCAGTAGCCCCTCGATCATGTCACGCATCCGGTCGGCACCGTCGACCGCGAATGCGAGGAACTCCTCACCGTCCTCGTCGAGTTTGTCGGCGTAGCGGTTCTCGATGAGCTGGAGGTAACTCGAGACCATCCGCAAGGGCTCTTGTAGATCGTGCGACGCCGCGTAGGCGAACTGCTCTAAGCGCTTGTTGGACTCCTCGAGTCGCGAAATCGTCTCCTCGAGTCTGCTCTGGTACTCCTTCCGTTCGGTGATGTCGTGGGCCATCGTCACCCCGGCGAAGACGTCGCCCCGGTTATCGGTGATCGGGACCGTGTAGATCACCCACTCGCGGTCAGCGTACTCGAGTTCGACCGATCGCTCCTCGCCCTCGAGTGCGGCTCGGAGCACCGGTTCGAGCACGTCGCTCGTCTCGTCAGGCCAGACATCGTCGAATTGTTCTCCCTCGGCTTCCGCCGGGTCCACCGGTATCTTGTCGAAGCCCTGCCCCGCCGCCAGCGTGTACTCGAGGTCGTGGTCGAATAGGGTGACGATCCCGTTCGGGAAGTGCTCCGCGAGGGTGCGGTAACGCTGTTCGGACTCCTCGAGTTCGCGTTCGCGTTCCCGGCGCTCGGTGACGTCGCGGAAGTACACCGAGATACCGGTCTCGGAGGGATAGAGGTTCGCCTCGACTCTGAAATCGAGCGTGTCGTAGTAGAGCTCATAGCTGGTCTGCTCCTGTGTTTCCAAGGCCGTGTGGAAGGCGTCCCAGACCGGGTCGATCTCGTGTAGGTCCGGAAATACGTCCCAAAGTCGCTCCCCGAGGAGTTCCGCCTCGGAGTGCTGGAGGAGTTCCGCAGCGCGGTCGTTGACGTGCGTGAACCGGTACTCGTCGTCGACCGCGTAGAACGCGTCGGAAATCCGCCCGAGGATACGCTGGAGTTCGCTTTCGAGTTCCTGCTCGCGCTCCCACCGATCCGTCATATCACGGGTCACTTTCAGATAGCCCTGATGGGTTCCGTCGTCGTCCCGAACCGGCGTGATCGTGACGTTCGCCCAGAACCGCGTGCCGTCCTTACGGACGCGCCACCCCTCGTCCTCGACGGAGCCGTTCTCGAGCGCCCGCTCGAGGTTCCGTTCGGGAACGTCCGCCGCTCGATCCGCGTCGGTGTAAAACGCCGAGAAGTGTTCGCCGATGATCTCCTCGCGGTCGTATCCTTTGATCTTGTGTGCGCCCCTGTTCCAACTGATGACGGTCCCCGCCGTATCTAACCGGAAGATCGCGTACTCCTCGACGGCGTCGACCAGCGACTGAAACGCATCTTCGCTCTCCTGAAGGTCCGCTTCCGACTGCTTCTGCTCGGAGATGTCGTAATAGAACTCGACCCGTCCACCAGCGAACTCGCCCGATTCGATTGATTTGCTCTGGTACCTGAGCCAGCGGTCCTCGTAGTCATCCCCGTCGCCGACGACCCGACACTCGAAGTGGTCGACGTAGCGATCGTCATCGTACGACGACAGGACGGTCGCCGCGAACGAGCCGGGGTCGGCGAACCGGTGTTTGAGATCATCGTCGACCACCGTATGGTTGTTTCGCCCGATGAGGGCCGCTCGATCGAGGTCGAAATATCGTTCGATCGTCTCGTCGGCCCACTCGATTTCGTACTCCTCGTCGAGGACGACGACGCCGATGTCGGCCTCGTCGATGATGCTGGTGATCGATTCATAGGATGCCACTGCCGATGTGAGCGTGTCCTGTCGACGGTGTTTCTCGGAGCGATCGCGAGCGACGCCGATGGTCCCTTGGAACTCGCCGTCCTCGACCAACAGATTGACGCGCAGTTCGCACGGAATCGTGTCGTCGTCGACGGTTCGAACGGCGAGATCGAAGGTCGCGATATCGTCGTCGTCGTTCGCCTCGATCTGGCTCGCGACTTCGCGTTTGATACGGTCGATATCGTCGTCCCCGAGCACGAGCGAGATGTGCTCGCCGAGGAGTTGCTCGCGCGTATAGCCGGTCGTCTCGACGATAACATCATTGACCGCAACGAAGTGCCCGTCGGCATCGAGCTGGTAGATTCCGTCGTCGATCGTGTTGACGAGCGTCCGATAGCGGTTGAGCGCGACATCGTCGTCGACATCCCCCCAGAATACCGCATTGTCCGCGTCCGCTCGAGTACTCATGTCGTCTTGATACCCACTGAGTAGCAAAAAACCCTTGCCGCTCGCAAGCAGCGTCTCGCCCGCTCGAGACGGTCGTCACCGTTTCTGGACGGCGGCTCGAGCCCTTGGTCGATGGGGGAGACATCAGAGAGGGCGCCAATGACGGTCGAGATCCGTCATTGAGCGAGTCTCAACGAGGCGACCGTCGGTTGTCTGCTCGGCAGTCTTGTGCGACGGCGCTGTCGGAATCGATCGATGTGGACTCCGTCCGATATCGCCGATCGGGAACGACACCCTGGGGTGACCTGTTGTTTGATGGTGGCATGTCTCTTACCACCAAGTAAGGATGGCGAGAAACACTAGTCCTAGTCTCGAGGACATCGACGAGATCGCTCACGAGCCCAGCCAGGAGTTCGTCGAGTCCACGAACGTCTATGACTTCATGCAGGAGTACGGTATCGACGACTACGAGGAACTGATCGAACGGACGACGACGGATCTCGAGGGCGAGCCCGACAGCGGCGTCGACTGGTTCTGGGACGAACTGGTCGACTACCTCGGGATCGAGTTCTATGAGGCGTACGACGAGATCCGGGAGGATAGCGAGGGGCCGCAGTTCACCGACTGGTACCCTGGCGGTGAACTCAATATCGCCCACAATGTCGTGGATCGCCACGCGGCCGTTGACGAGGAGCGACGAAACAAGGTCGCGACCATCTGGGAGGGAGAACACGGAGAGATTCGGGAGATAACGTACCACGAACTCCACCGGCAAGCGAATCAGGTCGCGAACGCACTCGCGGAACGCGGCATCGGAACGGGCGACACCGTCGGGCTCTACATGCCGATGGTACCGGAGGTCGTCTCGATCCTCTATGGCTGTTTCAAGGTCGGCGCGATCGCGGTCCCGATCTTCTCGGGCTTCGGCGTCGACGCGGCCGCCACCCGGATCGCGGATTCGGCGTGTTCCGTGCTCTTTACCGGCGACGGCTTCTACCGCCGCGGCGACCCGATCTTTCTCAAGTCCGCGGCCGACGAGGCGATCGCAGAGGCCGGCCACGTCGAGCAGACGATCGTCTTTGATCGGCTTGGCTCAAGCGCCAAGACGAGCGAACACGAAATTCCGTGGACAGACGACCGCGACGAGTGGTGGGACGACGCCGTCGAAACGCAGGACGACGAGTACGAGACGAAATCACTCGACTCGAGCCAGGAGTCGATGCTGCTCTACTCGTCGGGCACGACTGGGAAACCAAAAGGAATCGTTCACACACACGCAGGCATCCAGGTCCAGTGTCCCAAGGAGGTCTATTTCGGGATGGATCTCAAACCCGCGGATCGCTTTTTCTGGGTCTCGGATATCGGCTGGATGATGGGCCCGTGGAGCCTGATCGGCACCCACACGTTCGGCGGGACCGTCTTCATGTACGAGGGCGCGCCCGACTACCCCGAGCCCGATCGGTTCTGGGAGATGATCGACCGCCACAACCTCACCCAGTTCGGCATCTCACCGACCGCGATTCGTGCGCTCCGAAAGCACGGCAAGCGTCAGACGACGTCTGACGGGCCAGCCGGCTCCGCCGGAGTTGGAAAGGACAACTGGCTCGAGGGCCACGACCTCTCCTCGTTGCGGATTCTGGGCTCGACGGGCGAACCCTGGGACCCCGAGTCCTGGCACTGGTTCTACGAGACCATCGGCGGCGGCGAGTGCCCGATCATCAACATCTCTGGCGGCACCGAAATCTGTGGCTGCTTCCTGATGCCGATGCCGACGGAACCGCTCAAACCCTGTACGCTCGGCGGTCCCGGTCTCGGGATGGATATCGATATCGTCGATCGCGAGGGAACTCCATCAGAGAGGACAACGAGCGCGGCTACCTCGTCGCTCGAGACTCCTGTCCGTCGATGACCAAGTCGCTGTGGTCGGGCGACGAGCGCTATCTCAACGAGTACTGGTCGACCTTCGAGGACATGTGGAACCACGGCGACTGGGCCCAGAAGGACGCGGACGGCTTCTGGTTCCTCCACGGTCGGGCCGACGACACGCTCAACGTCGCCGGGCGTAAGGTCGGTCCGGCGGAGGTCGAAGGCGCGCTCATCGACCACGAGGCCGTCAACCAGGCCGCCGCCATCGGTGCGCCCGACGACACCACTGGGACTGCCGTCGTCGCCTACGTCGTCCTCAAGGAGGGGGTCGAGGAAACGGACGATCTCCGCGAGGAACTGCGCGCTCAGGTCGGCGAGGAACTCGGGAAACCGTTCCGCCCGCGCGAGGTGCTG
This genomic stretch from Natrinema sp. SYSU A 869 harbors:
- a CDS encoding ScpA family protein, with the protein product MTREPLRGSDMSSGERSDPRDSEGSEEPEATQEPSNKASGDRSEPRAVDSDLRTDGGDDIPLDITGHDERERPSESSPGSVLEPKSGASAGSDKGREDESGESILEFTDIETADGAEDEDEVEPVELLVQLAKDGDIDPWDIDIVDVTDTFLEAIEDVDLRTSGRALFYASVLLRMKSDELFATDEPDEEELPPWEAPFAEDGAMDAAGDDEREYPPGFDPVENLEEEMERRLERKHARGKPETLDELVRELRSAERGTWWKESRSYDTSDSPKGYDRGVQELNYHSGDDFRVDDEPTSDDVTHTTHEVDIEAVIDDVETELEVHYENGRDEVLYAEIDDVGGSRVMTYLALLFLAHRGRVTLEQDELFGDLWIRDDAVASDTSEAVAS
- a CDS encoding PAS domain S-box protein codes for the protein MSTRADADNAVFWGDVDDDVALNRYRTLVNTIDDGIYQLDADGHFVAVNDVIVETTGYTREQLLGEHISLVLGDDDIDRIKREVASQIEANDDDDIATFDLAVRTVDDDTIPCELRVNLLVEDGEFQGTIGVARDRSEKHRRQDTLTSAVASYESITSIIDEADIGVVVLDEEYEIEWADETIERYFDLDRAALIGRNNHTVVDDDLKHRFADPGSFAATVLSSYDDDRYVDHFECRVVGDGDDYEDRWLRYQSKSIESGEFAGGRVEFYYDISEQKQSEADLQESEDAFQSLVDAVEEYAIFRLDTAGTVISWNRGAHKIKGYDREEIIGEHFSAFYTDADRAADVPERNLERALENGSVEDEGWRVRKDGTRFWANVTITPVRDDDGTHQGYLKVTRDMTDRWEREQELESELQRILGRISDAFYAVDDEYRFTHVNDRAAELLQHSEAELLGERLWDVFPDLHEIDPVWDAFHTALETQEQTSYELYYDTLDFRVEANLYPSETGISVYFRDVTERRERERELEESEQRYRTLAEHFPNGIVTLFDHDLEYTLAAGQGFDKIPVDPAEAEGEQFDDVWPDETSDVLEPVLRAALEGEERSVELEYADREWVIYTVPITDNRGDVFAGVTMAHDITERKEYQSRLEETISRLEESNKRLEQFAYAASHDLQEPLRMVSSYLQLIENRYADKLDEDGEEFLAFAVDGADRMRDMIEGLLAYSRVETQGDPLEPIDLDSVLESVLADLRLQIEETNADIETESLPRVDGDASQLRQVFQNLLSNAIEYNGDEPPRISVDAERHGQQWTISVHDEGIGIDPADQDRVFEVFQRLHSRENYSGTGIGLALCQRIIERHGGEIWVDSEPGEGATFSFTLPVAENTAQ
- a CDS encoding NAD(P)/FAD-dependent oxidoreductase, with amino-acid sequence MRDVCIVGGGVAGLTASIFTARAGLDTLVVDGGESILARNASLENFPGFPDGVDARRHLQLTREQARTAGAEFELGRVTHAEPVTEGALEEGFVLETEGGEPLEARRVIAASWPNSDYLEPLDVGRMQRGSKHFVSVDEGGRTAVDGVYAAGRIADEPHQAIVAAGHGAKVALAVLYDADVPFYQDWVVPEGYFTGRDRDVPPGCEEIDNEERRERDEQARETIREAFAEPLDEEPTMHPSVDRD
- the smc gene encoding chromosome segregation protein SMC encodes the protein MYIKAIVLDDFKSFGRKTKIPFYEDFTVVTGPNGSGKSNIIDAVLFALGLARTRGIRAEKLTDLIYNPGDEDADTSSGPREATVEVILDNSEGTLERSQVVNAAGSEDIGDIDEIRIRRRVKETEDNYYSYYYLNDRSVNLSDIQDLLAQAGITPEGYNVVMQGDVTEIINMTPYARREIIDEIAGVAEFDAKKEDAFEELETVQERIDEAELRIEEKRDRLNQLADERREAMRYRRLRREKEEYEGYKKASELEEKRAELDAVQDEVDDLEDELRELQRELDEREGKVVRLQEDLEDLNAEIERKGEDEQLRIKSEIEEIKGEISRFEDKIEASEEAIEDAESERREAFVQIDRKQETIDDLADEMREHKLEKASITSEIQERERERDELEAEIEAVDTEFDELKADLAEHKDELEEAKTEKNDLQREQDRLLDEARRRSNAIEEKEGTIEEKRESIPELESQRSDLERELEKAERNRANIAEVVDDLKGEKRRLQSDVDDLDDEIQAKQQEYAELEANAGESGDSSFGRAVTTILNSGINGVHGAVAQLGTVPGEYATACETAAGGRLANVVVDDDVIGQQCIEHLKSRNAGRATFLPLTDMSQRRLSSAPSDPGVVGFAYNLVDFDDEYAGVFSYVLGDTLVVEDIETARSYMGDYRMVTVDGDLVEKSGAMTGGSGGGSRYSFTGGGEGQLERVAKQITELQEERESLREELRGVEERLDDARDRKSDAADEVRSIESELEGLDDEREAIEAEIEDLQEGLEELREERESVDERMNEISAAIEAKTATVEELEGEIDELETELADSKIPELTDQIEELEAEIDEREDRVQELDTELNELSLEKEYAEDAIEDLHDDIEAAQNRTAEHEDRIEEYEADIETKREGLEEKREAVAELEEELTELKAERSDLKEELSEARTNRDQQQDRVNAVESKLEDARERANSLEWEIESLESEVGDYDPEDVPDHETVLEMIEYLQSDMEAMEPVNMLAIDEYDEVRSDLDDLEEGKETLVEEADGIRDRIEQYESQKKQTFMDAYDAIASHFTEIFEKLSEGTGSLHLENEEDPFDGGLTMKAQPGDKPIQRLDAMSGGEKSLTALAFIFAIQRHNPAPFYALDEIDAFLDAVNAERVGEMVEELAGDAQFVVVSHRSAMLDRSERAIGVTMQQDNVSAVTGIDLSSGEVPADD